The genomic segment TCGACGCGTATTAGGTGTCATACGCCCTACAGCTGAGATTATTGGAGAACTCACACATAGTCGCCACGTTGGCGTACTAGCCACCGAAGGAACCATCAAAAGCGAGAGCTACAATATGGAGATACAAAAGCTCTACCCCGATGTCTTCGTTTCTGGCGTGGCTTGTCCCTTTTGGGTACCTTTGGTCGAATACAATGAAGCTGACTCCCCTGGAGCAGACTACTTTGTGGAAAAACGCATTAATCAGATAATGGCACTTGATCCTGCCATCGATACACTCATCCTTGGTTGCACCCACTACCCTCTTCTCATGCCGAAGATACAGAAATATCTGCCGCAAGGCGTACAGGTTGTGTCACAAGGAGAGTATGTAGCCAATAGTCTTGCCGACTACCTTCAACGTCACCCTGAGATGGAACAGCGTTGTGCAAAAGATGGTCAAGTACACTATCTCACTACCGAAAACCCTGACAAGTTTAAGGAGTCAGCGCAGATATTCCTTCACGAGCCCGTTCAAGTAGATAATATCACACTGGGGTAAATAGGCCCTGTGGTTATCATTTCACTAAACACATCCATGACGAAAGCAATAAGAGAAAGTAATATACAGACGCTATGCCAGAGCATGGCAATCAGCAATATCGATGAAGACATCGTACTCATCGAACAGTCATGCACAGCCCCTCAATTAGAGGTACCCCGTCGCATGAATTTCATTCTATTAGGTCTTTGTACCGAAGGTAATGTCAGCTATCACCTCGATACGCAAAAACAGAAAATCAGCGCTGGCGACTTCATCATTGTTTCCGATCACCATGTCGTCGACGAGCTACAAACCTCGCACGACTCAAAGGGACTCTATATCGCCCTTTCCAAAGATTTCTATCACGAAACGATACGTAACGTCAGCGATATATCAACGCTCTTTCTTTACGCACGTAACAACCCCGTACTGGCTCTCTCAGAACAGGAGCAAAAAACCTTTAAAGACTACTTCAACGTGCTTCAGAAAAAGATTAGTGATCCTAACAATCATTATCGTCGAGACTTGGCACGTACCCTGCTACTCGCCATGTTCTATGAATTAAGCAATGTTATCTACAACTATCGCCTACCTTCATCAGGCAGACGTCACATGCGTTCCGATGCAATTTTCACCGATTTCATCGCACTTCTTGAAGTTCACTGTCGAAACGAGCGCCGCGTTGGATGGTATGCCGAGCAACTCAATATCACACCAAAATACCTCAGCGAGTGTATTAAGACAGTAAGTCATCGCACACCCAACGATTGGATTGACTTCTATGTTATTCAGGAACTACGCATTGCCCTCAAAGAAACAACAAAAACCATCAAGGTTATTGCCCAGGAGTTACACTTCCCCAATCAATCGTTTTTGGGAAAGTACTTCAAAGAGCACGTAGGCATGAGTCCAAAAGAATATAGAAATTCAAAATAATATTACACAACAAATAAGCAGACATCATGGAATGGAATCAACTTATTTCTAATTGTCGCCTAGGCCAAGAGAATCGTCATCTGGAACGCCACGACGATCGTACCGAATTCAAGCGCGACTATGATCGACTTATCTTCTCGGCCCCTTTCCGTCGTCTGCAAAACAAAACCCAGGTATTCCCCTTGCCTGGCAGCATCTTTGTCCACAACCGCCTCACTCATTCCCTTGAGGTGGCCAGTGTGGGCATGTCGCTTGGCAACGATGTCTATCAGCACCTGCACAAACGTTATGGCGAAGCACTCAGTCCGCTGGTATCCGAGATTGGACAGATAGTAGCTGCCGCCTGCTTAGCCCACGACCTGGGCAATCCACCTTTCGGTCATAGCGGCGAGAAGGCCATCCAGACCTTCTTCACCGAGGGCAAAGGCAACTATCTGAAAGAGAAAGTTTCGCCCGAGTTTTGGGAAGACATCACCCGTTTCGATGGTAATGCTAACGCCTTCCGCCTGCTCACTCACAGTTTTAAGGGCCGTCGCAAAGGCGGCTTTGCTATGACCTATAGCACACTGGCCTCTATTGTGAAGTATCCCTACGCCTCGTTTCATGCGCCCAAGAACAAGTTTGGGTTCTTCTGCAGCGAGCAGGATAACTATCTCACCATTGCCCACCATCTTGGCATCCCTCAGATAAAGCCAGGCGCTGAGGGACAGCAACGCTGGGCTCGCTATCCGTTGGTCTATCTTGTCGAGGCTGCCGACGACATCTGCTACGAGATTATGGACATCGAGGATGCTTATAAATTGAAGATCTTATCCTGCGATGAAACCGTACAACTGATGCTCTCATTCTTTAATGAAGACAGCAAAAATAGAATTCTGAAACGCATCAGCGACGAAGAACTCACCGACCCCAACGAGAAGATACAATACCTGCGTGCCTGTGTCATCGGCAAACTCGAGTACGAATGTGTTCAAGTCTTCATCAATCACGAAAGAGAGATTCTCGAAGGTTCTTTCATAGGTTCGCTCATTGACTACATCCCGTCCATTCCGAACGAAGCCTACGTCAATTGCACCAAGGTATCCAAGGCTCGCATTTATCGCAGTCGCCCTGTGCTCGATGTCGAGCTCTCTGGTTATCGCATCATGGCCACCCTCATGGAACTCATGGTTGAGGCCATCGAGCATCCTGAACGCTATTACTCTCAGCAACTCATTGGGCGTGTCAGCAGTCAATACGAAATAGATAGTCCTGACCTCGAGACCCGTCTCATGGCAGTTATCGATTATATCAGCGGCATGACCGATGTCTATGCCCTCGATGTCTATCAGAAGATCTGCGGCATCTCGCTACCAATTATCTAATAATTGTATTTTCTATCGTTCATAAACACAGAGAGTTAAAATACATTATAATCCTGTAGAATTAATTTTGAATTTACTTAAAGGTATTTAAAACTTTGCCAGGTAATACTTACTTGGCATCCCCTTTTAGTAACTTTGCATCTCAAATTGAAATTACAATTATCACACAAAACAAATAAAATGGAATCCAAAATGAATGTAAGCATCATCATGAACAAGGATGTGACCATTGAGGCAGAGAGTTTGAGAGAGGCAACAAACAAAGCACAGGAGCTGATGGAGAAGCCTGAGCAAGAGTTGGCAATCACAAAAATTCTTTTCGGTGAGAGAACATCATAC from the Prevotella sp. E15-22 genome contains:
- the murI gene encoding glutamate racemase → MTLPQNPGPIGIFDSGYGGLTILHGIRQRLHQYNYMYLGDNARAPYGPRSFDVVYEFTRQAVLRLFEMGCHLVILGCNTASAKALRTIQQHDLPQWDAHRRVLGVIRPTAEIIGELTHSRHVGVLATEGTIKSESYNMEIQKLYPDVFVSGVACPFWVPLVEYNEADSPGADYFVEKRINQIMALDPAIDTLILGCTHYPLLMPKIQKYLPQGVQVVSQGEYVANSLADYLQRHPEMEQRCAKDGQVHYLTTENPDKFKESAQIFLHEPVQVDNITLG
- a CDS encoding helix-turn-helix domain-containing protein, producing the protein MTKAIRESNIQTLCQSMAISNIDEDIVLIEQSCTAPQLEVPRRMNFILLGLCTEGNVSYHLDTQKQKISAGDFIIVSDHHVVDELQTSHDSKGLYIALSKDFYHETIRNVSDISTLFLYARNNPVLALSEQEQKTFKDYFNVLQKKISDPNNHYRRDLARTLLLAMFYELSNVIYNYRLPSSGRRHMRSDAIFTDFIALLEVHCRNERRVGWYAEQLNITPKYLSECIKTVSHRTPNDWIDFYVIQELRIALKETTKTIKVIAQELHFPNQSFLGKYFKEHVGMSPKEYRNSK
- the dgt gene encoding dGTP triphosphohydrolase; the encoded protein is MEWNQLISNCRLGQENRHLERHDDRTEFKRDYDRLIFSAPFRRLQNKTQVFPLPGSIFVHNRLTHSLEVASVGMSLGNDVYQHLHKRYGEALSPLVSEIGQIVAAACLAHDLGNPPFGHSGEKAIQTFFTEGKGNYLKEKVSPEFWEDITRFDGNANAFRLLTHSFKGRRKGGFAMTYSTLASIVKYPYASFHAPKNKFGFFCSEQDNYLTIAHHLGIPQIKPGAEGQQRWARYPLVYLVEAADDICYEIMDIEDAYKLKILSCDETVQLMLSFFNEDSKNRILKRISDEELTDPNEKIQYLRACVIGKLEYECVQVFINHEREILEGSFIGSLIDYIPSIPNEAYVNCTKVSKARIYRSRPVLDVELSGYRIMATLMELMVEAIEHPERYYSQQLIGRVSSQYEIDSPDLETRLMAVIDYISGMTDVYALDVYQKICGISLPII